The following proteins come from a genomic window of Populus alba chromosome 12, ASM523922v2, whole genome shotgun sequence:
- the LOC118031173 gene encoding 26S proteasome regulatory subunit 8 homolog B → MSVRGQEEQDCCGTQLIDGNGVLNVEGLENFMRATKMSDCGATHASVAILGPQSSGKSTLLNRTFRTKFKEMDACRGREHAPSIIFMDEIDSIGSARMESGSGNGDSEVQRTMLELLNQLDGFEASKKIKVLMATNRIDILDQALLRPGRTDRKIEFPNPDEDISNIFTCLTILFPCSVSSRCDILKIHSRRMNLMRGIDLKKIAGKMNGASGAELKVPFSLYQCRF, encoded by the exons atgaGTGTAAGGGGGCAAGAAGAACAGGATTGTTGTGGCACACAACTGATAGATGGAAATGGAGTGTTGAATGTTGAAGGCCTGGAGAACTTCATGAGAGCCACTAAAATGTCAGATTGTGGTGCCACTCATGCTTCTGTTGCAATTCTGGGTCCCCAAAGTAGTG GGAAGAGCACTCTATTGAATCGTACATTTCGGACAAAATTCAAGGAGATGGACGCCTGCAGGGGACG AGAGCATGCTCCATCAATCATTTTCATGGATGAAATTGACAGTATCGGATCTGCTCGAATGGAATCTGGGAGCGGCAATGGTGACAGTGAGGTGCAGCGAACTATGCTGGAGCTTCTAAATCAGCTGGATGGATTTGAAGCATCAAAAAAGATAAAG GTTTTGATGGCTACAAATCGGATTGATATTCTGGATCAAGCTCTCCTCCGGCCAGGACGAACTGACAGGAAGATTGAATTTCCAAATCCCGACGAAGATATAAGTAACATTTTCACTTGTTTGACTATTTTGTTTCCTTGTTCTGTTTCC TCACGTTGTGATATCTTGAAAATCCATTCAAGAAGGATGAATTTAATGCGTGGGATTGATTTGAAGAAGATAGCTGGGAAGATGAATGGTGCTTCTGGTGCAGAGCTCAAGGTACCATTCTCACTTTATCAATGTCGCTTTTAG
- the LOC118031174 gene encoding protein ROOT HAIR DEFECTIVE 3 homolog 2-like — MKMEQGMQLIDGNGRFNVDGLKDFMTATEFAQSGLSYAIVAIIGSQSSGKSTLMNQTFHTNFEEMDAYNGRGQTTKGIWIAKCSDIDPFTIAMDFEGTDSNQRGEDDTAFEKQSTLFALAIADVVLINMWYKDIGLENAASRPLLKTVFQVMKRLFPPRKKTLLFVLRDHSKTPLEYLKTALLEDIEKIWAAVAEPETISSAPLREFFNVEITALPHYEFQEEKFKEQVAQLRQRFVHSIYPEGLVGDRKEVEPASGFPLRAEEIWKIIKDNRDLDLPAVKVMVATVRCEEIADEKLKCFTSNEGWLKMKEALQAGPVSGFGGAVSSILETYLSEYDREVVYFDQEVRNEKRRRLLSNALMEVRDAYDTMLMHLYSNTVKSLKTCMVEFESL; from the exons ATGAAAATGGAGCAAGGCATGCAGCTGATTGATGGAAATGGCAGGTTCAACGTGGATGGACTCAAAGACTTCATGACAGCCACCGAGTTCGCTCAGTCCGGTCTCTCCTATGCTATTGTTGCCATCATTGGCTCACAAAGTAGCG GGAAAAGCACCCTAATGAATCAGACCTTCCATACCAATTTCGAGGAGATGGATGCATACAATGGaag AGGGCAAACAACAAAGGGCATTTGGATTGCAAAGTGTAGTGATATTGACCCTTTTACGATTGCCATGGATTTCGAGGGAACCGACAGCAATCAAAGAGGCGAG GATGACACAGCGTTTGAGAAACAAAGCACCCTATTTGCCTTGGCAATCGCTGACGTTGTTTTGATAAACAT GTGGTACAAAGACATTGGTCTGGAAAATGCAGCCAGCAGACCCCTTTTAAAAACAGTTTTCCAG GTCATGAAGCGTTTATTCCCGCCCCGCAAAAAAACATTACTGTTTGTTCTTCGTGATCACTCAAAG ACTCCACTTGAATATTTAAAGACCGCTCTCTTAGAGGATATTGAGAAG ATTTGGGCTGCTGTTGCTGAGCCTGAGACTATCAGTAGCGCTCCTCTCAGAGagttttttaat GTGGAGATCACTGCTTTGCCCCACTATGAATTCCAGGAGGAGAAATTTAAAGAGCAG GTTGCTCAATTGAGGCAGCGGTTTGTCCATTCCATTTATCCAGAAGGTCTTGTTGGTGACAGGAAGGAAGTTGAACCTGCTTCAGGATTTCCTCTTCGTGCAGAAGAGatttggaaaataataaaagacaaCAGGGATTTAGATCTTCCTGCTGTCAAG GTCATGGTCGCCACTGTTCGATGTGAAGAGATTGCTGATGAGAAGCTCAAATGCTTTACATCCAATGAg GGTTGGTTGAAAATGAAGGAAGCTCTTCAAGCTGGTCCAGTATCAGGGTTTGGCGGAGCTGTCAGTTCTATTTTGGAAACCTATCTTTCAGA ATATGACAGGGAGGTAGTCTATTTTGATCAAGAAGTACGAAATGAAAAACGGCGACGGTTGTTGTCAAACGCGTTGATG GAGGTACGCGATGCCTATGATACCATGCTGATGCATTTGTATTCGAACACAGTTAAAAGTCTTAAAACTTGCATGGTCGAGTTTGAATCTTTGTAA